The window TCAGGTAGAAACTTTGAAACTAGAAGTTATGAAGAAGAAATAGCAGAATCATCTTTCAAGATGCTTGAGAAAGGCATTTTCAATTTTATGAATGAAACTAACTTCAAGCGTTTTATCATGATTATTCGCTCATCTGGATTTATCACCTCATCAATGATTCGTTCTAAAAATGCTCTTAACTTTTCTTATATCGTTTATTTAGTTCTAAAAGCACAAAAGATTGATTCAAGTCTAATAGAATCCTATGTTCGTAAATGGTTTGTCATGTCTATATTAACTGGAAGATATTCTGGCTCTCCAGAATCTACATTTGATCTGGACATAAAAAGAATCAATGAGTTTGGATTTCCAGAATACTTATCAAAAATCGAATCTGCTGATTTATCAGAGGCGTTTTGGAACTCATCGTTACCACAACAAATGAATACTTCTGTAGCTAGTAGTCCTTATTTCAAAGTTTTCCTGGCATCTCAAGTCAAAGCAAATGATAAAGGATTTTTATCAAAAGATATTACTGTAAGTGACCTTTTACTCCATAAAGGAGACATTCACCACATATTTCCCCAAAAATATCTTCAAAAACACGGCTTAACTCGCGGTCGATATAACCAGATTGCTAATTATGTAATGATGCAGAGTGAAATCAATATTTCTATTGGAGACAAACCCCCGTCTGAATATTTTTTACTCCTATAATTGCTAGCCCGATAATAGAAAACGCCAAAGTTGTTAGCATTGGTGACGGAGATACCATTCGCATCGAGAAAAATTCGGAAGTTATTACCATCAGATTGGGATGTATTGATGCTAGCGAGCTAGCCCAAAACCCTTATGGCAACGAAGCTAAAGCTCGTTTACAACAACTATTGCCTATCGGACAAACCGTAAGTTACCGAGCGATCGATACCGATCGCTACGACAGAACTGTAGCTGAAGTCTATCGGCAAAAGCGATCGATTAATTTAACTATGGTTAAAGAAGGTTATGCTGTTGTCTATCATCAATATTTGGACGGTTGTGAGTCAACCAAAGATTCTTACCTAGCTGCTGAAAATAATGCCAAACAGAAACAACTTAACTTTTGGAGTGCTTCGGAATTAGTTATGCCCTGGGATTTTCGTAAGGGTAAACGCAGTTCCAGCCAGCCTACAGCAACTCAAAACAACAATAGCAACTGCGATCCCAGCTACCCAGGTGTCTGCATTCCGCCCTATCCACCTGATTTAAACTGCGGAAATATCAGCTTTCGACGTTTTAAAGTAGTAGGTAGCGACCCTCATAACTTCGATGGCGACCGCGACGGTATTGGCTGCGAATCAAAATAAAATATAAACGTCCAAACTCATTTTTCCTCGACTACCTATTAATGAGCGAACCTATTAGAAGAAGACGACGCGCCGCTAACTCAGATCCTTTTATCGAACTTCCTACCAAATCATCTTCACCACCGCCAAACATCGAACCAGTTTCTGATGATGTTCCCTCGGAAAACTCAGAAATTATTGCCGAAGGACAACAACAATTAAGAGTTTCAACTTCTGCCGTAGATAAGCAACGCTACATAGACCGCATTCGTGCTGAAATAATAGAAGACAGTCATTACTCTGATTTGGCTGAACCTAACTATTGGGATGGCTCTCACAATCGAACTTCTTCCGATATCGAACCAGTATCAGAAGATTATTGGAATTTTCTCGGTCGTTATGAGTAAACTTGTTTAGGCTATTTAGTATATACATAGTATAATTATGTATATACTYAAACCARGATTCTCCGCCAATGAATATCAAAATTGCTAAATGGGGTAACAGTTTGGGAATTAGAATTCCTAAGTCAATAGCCGAAGATAATGGTTTGAGCGATGGTGATGAAATTGAAATTGCCACCGAAGATAATCGCATCATAATTACCCCACAAAAACCGAAATACACTCTCGAACAGTTGTTAGAAGGAATGGGTGAAGAACATTTGCATTCGGAGATTGACTGGGGTGAACCTGTTGGTAGAGAACAGTGGTAACGACATACATTCCCAATCGTGGCGACATCATCAAACTATCATTCAGCCCCCAAATAGGTAGAGAACAGGCGGGATATCGACCTGCCTTAGTTATCTCTCCACAAGCCTATAACCGAATCTCTCACTTTGTCTTAGCTTGTCCGATTACCAACACAATTAAAGGTTGGCGTTTTGAGGTAGTCTTACCGCAGTCAATGCAAACTTCGGGGGTAGTTTTGACCGACCAAATTCGCGTTTTAGACTGGCAGGCGCGACTCGCTAAGTTTGTCGAACCAGCAGAATTCTCCGTTATCGATGAAACTCTGGCTAAAATTTCTTCATTAGTTCGATAGCCTGAAAATAATAAGATTTAAGCTTTGATTTACACAAATCAATAATTGTACAATTCATCATTTGTACAATTCATTTTCGCCTAAAATCATAACACCCAGACTGCAACTTAGTCTGGGTGCGAATTTTATATATGCCAGCTTTCTATCTTATGTAGCTAGCGGTATTTATAATAAGAGTTTTTATTGATTCAATTTTAGACTTAGGCTTTCTACCTGAAAAGTCATCTTCCTCGCTTGAAAACAAAATTCACCATCTCTTGATAATTCGTTTACAGGTAATTATTATTTGTTTCTCCTACATTGAGATAGTTTACCATTGCAATCGTTTCCATAGCTCGGACAACATACTGCATAGCTTATTCTCTCTACTATGCGGTCACATCCTTTACAGACGAACTTATAATCTCGTTCGTACATTTTGCGTTCATGTTCTTTGACCGTGTATTTTTTATAGTGTTCTGTTTTTACTGCTTGAACTGTCTTTTCTCGACTCATTTAGCTCTTATTAATTTAATGGGATGATTTTATTCTGGCTAATTCTAACGAATTGAATGTATAGTTCGATAACTGTGACGGATAAATCGAAAACTTTTTTATATTTATCTAGCTATAAAAATGCAGTTCTACTTTGGTACGAGTGTCATTCCGCTAATTATGAGTTTTTAAATTTGCCGTCACATCCGTCACATCAATAACTGATAAGGGTTTCAGCCATCAAGGTTTAATCACACTCTTTATTATACTCAAGACTTATTTACTGCATACATACTACAAAATAGACAGATCTCTACTGCTGTTAGACCGACACCTAACACAAGTACTTACCTCAAATACTTGGGTTGTGTAATCATCTTAAAGCGATCGCTTTCTGGTTGAAATCTGACTTTCACAGGCACGAAATAACATAACATTTGCTGTTCTTTTTTTAAAGTTTGAGAGCGGAGTGCCAACTATTGATAAATTAAAACCTGTTTCTTGGTGCGGGTCAAAGCGGTATACAAGAGCTTTTGGCGGTCGCTACTACTACGCAGATCTCGAACATCTAAGAACACATAATTAATGGTGCTGCCTTGAGCTTTGTGAATAGTTAAAGCATAGGCATAGGCAACATCATCAAACATTCTCGATAAATCGAAGTAGTAAGACCATTGCTTTTTACTGGCAAGATATTTAATCTGTTCTGCATAAGAATGAAGACAACTCTCATGCAGAATATTTAGGGTTTGAGATTTACTAGCTTCAGGCTGAACTCTAACTTGCCAATATTGATAAGTCTGCTTCCGAAATAYTAACTCTGTTAGCTGAGCAGGTTCTATAACTTGAGCTTCCTCRGAATTATTAATTAAAATACGCCATTTGTTTTTCCCTTTTCCYCCTGGTCTGGGTCTAAACAAAGGTTTTTTGGCGATTAAACGATCGCCTGGTACAAATGGTGGTGCATCTTCACCCCATAATTTACTACGGACGAATTTATTCAACGAGTCTACYGTGCGATTTCTCCARGCTAGAAACCTTACATAGTCGGGATTGAGCTTGTATTCTTCAGTCTTAAATAACGCCAACGCTCTTTCTCTCCATTCAACWTGCCGAAGACAAAGAATGCTTYGRTCGCCCGTAGTAGTCAAAGGATAAATAACCCGACTATATTCAGGATTGCTTCTAATGGCTTCAGCTACACAGGCAAGCTCCCCATCATAGCGAACTACTTTAATTAAAGTAGCACTTTGATTAATTACCTTGGAAGTGGCTACAATTGGCTCTTTTTCTTTGACTGGTGGCAGTTGTGCCTCATCTCCAACAAACACTACTTTAGTCAAAATCGAGCTACGAGCCGCCGTCACTATTTCTTGGAAGTTGTCTCGATTCACCATTGAAAATTCGTCAATGATGGCAATGTTATAGTCAGATAAATYGGCTTGACCATTACAAAYAAATTCTTCTWTWCCAGTATCCTCATTCAGTTCTGGCTGTTGTCCTAGTAGTTGAGCTACGGTTTTTACCTCTAAATCTAAACCAGACTCATCTGCCAAGTTTTTAAAACTTTTAGCTGCTTTATTAGTGGGACAAGCAACCACAAATGTAATTTTTTCGGCTAGTAGCCATTTAACATAGCGACACATGAGAAACGATTTACCCGTCCCCGCATAACCTGTCAGTCTAAAAAACTTATCTTGAGAACCAGTAAACGATTTTAGTTGAGATAATGTCTTTTTCTGCTCTGAGGTCAGAGATACCTCGTACTTCAAGTGCGAGACTTTCTCAGACTTTGTAAGCTGCTCTTGATTGGGATAATTTATTGGAGATTTTAAATTATCCTCAATTAATTGCATAACCACAGTTAGGTTTAGTCCTGTTATTTCAGTCAAGGCTTTCTCAATTTTAGGAATTTTGTCTTGGCTGAAGCTCATTAGCTTAGATGATTTAAACCCCACAACCGCCTCGGAGTTGTTTAATTCCAGTAATTGACACTGTTGTTTTAAAAAGGCTTGTGTTGTTGGTGGTTCGATTGCTTTAATAACTTTCTGCCATAAATCGTAGAGATTTGACGCGGCTAACCAACTTGCCGATTTAACAGGTTTTGATTCTAATTTTTGAAGTAGGTCAGATACTGCATTTATTTCCCCCGCTTGAAGTAAGTTAATAAATAACTTTACTTCACCAGCGATTTTCACAGGAACTTTAATTAATTCGGTTTGAGAATTAGTTTTTTTGACCATTGGTAGCACTTTAAATCATGCGAAGCTCTCATCAACATCAACAAATTCAATTTTTCTGACTAAATCGGATAAAAACAATCGATCGAGAGTCTATTCTCAATAATTCTAGTTCAAAGTACGATCTCGCTTAAAACTGTTATTAACTGTATAGGTCGCATCTTCGCACTACTCCAATACCGTTTTAATTGCTGTCCTACCTGCTTGTTCGGCTGCGGTGGCACTGTAACAAACCAAATTAAAATCGTAGGCTTTTCCAACTTCATCAATGATTGAAAATTGATAGCAATGAGCAGTCGTATAGTAGACCAACAAGATATATTTATCGCTCGCTATCCATTTTTCGACTCGGAATTTTTGTTGTGGCATATTTGCAATCGATTAATGTGAACTAACTCATCCACCAGTTCCAACGCCACCATATTACCCTCAATGGCTAAAACCTGAAATGGTTGCGCCCAACTCCAGTTCCAAGGACATTCCTCAATTATTACGCGATCTCCTACACTTATTTCTTCATTTTCTGGTTCAAAGTTACCATCACCGTCGCTATTACCATAATTTTGTGACTGATTCTCCAAGGTATTGTCATTATAGTCATAATTATTACCATCATCATGACTATGACTATGACCATTACCATCATCAGCTAACTTTTCTTCTACCATCACTCCGTTTACTACTGCCATCACTTTCTCTATTACCAAATTCCAGAGTTTGTTAACCACATTCGTACTACTAGAATCTGTCTTAGTTTTTACTGCACCGTTAGTTATCAACGGCGGTTCATCATCTGTTGCATCGCGAAGTCTTAACCCTCTGATGAAAGAGCCAAAGCGATCGCGTCCTTTCTCTACATTCAATCTCAACTGATTGTTCAGCAGGTCGGATAGTAGATTAACGAATCTACGTAACCCGATCGATCTAGTACCTGTATCGTGGCAGTATTCAGCATAATTGGGATAAAGCCATTCATCATTATGCAAATACCAGTTATCCGAGTTACTATCTTTATCGCGCTTGGCTACTCCGATATTAGTCCTAGCTTCGGGGTCTAAAATTACCTTGTTGTCCAGCCAGTCAGCGATGGGATTAGTTTCTACCAATGTCTGTGCTTTCATCACTGCTAAAGAAGGAACTGCACTTTCGTAATTTTTGATAATGTTAGTTGCTTCTGCTTCATCCATCCCTATCACCCAATTAAGTAATCCTGGTAAATAAGGTACGAACTCACCGAACATTTCTCCATTACGATGCTCGATGAGATTGCGCTGGCGATCGCTCTCAATTCGATTAAACATCGGTATGGAAATTCTTCTTCTTTCCAAACCTGAAGTATAGTCACTACTTTGAATTACCTCATTAGTTGCCACGATGACCATTGCCTGTGAGGTAAAGCCACCGCTACTCTGTTTATACTTGACTTCGTATGGTAAAGTATCTTGACCAGTCAGAGCTTTCAGCTTACTAACCTCCCCTGCATACCTTTCCGAATCGTTGATTAAAACTAATCTTTTACCAGCAACCGAAGCTGGTTCAAACTTTTCAGACTCAAGTTTTTTCAAGGTAGTGGTATGAGTGTTCTCAGAGCCGACGAGAGCGATCGCCAGTCTGGTAAATGTTGACTTGCCTGTCCCTCCAGGTCCTACTAATTCCAGATATTTCTGCCAATTGGTTCTTCCAGTGACTATTCCTCGCAAATAAGCTCTCATTAACTGGACTAAATCTTCGTCACCCCGACACATTTGGTCGAGCCATTGCTGTATTGGGTAGCAAGTTAACAAAGGATTATAGTCATAAGGCAGACACCAAGTTAGTTTATGTTCTGGGGAATGTGACAGCAACTTCTTGGTTTCTAAATTCAGAACTCCGTTTTGCAGTGGTAATAATCCCGTTGCTTCATCCCAACAACGGACTGACAGGTTTAATTTTAATAGCCCTGTAATTCCGTTGATATAACTTACAGTGTAGCTAGGTTTCTTATTGTTCTTACTTGTCTTAGCAATCTCCAAGGCGATCGCTTCTACCTCTGACATGACCAACTGCCCGACAAATTCAACTGGTTCGATACTCCAGATTCCTTCTGTTGTTGAACTATAACGATACCACTGCTGTAGTTCTGT is drawn from Myxosarcina sp. GI1 and contains these coding sequences:
- a CDS encoding ATP-dependent RecD-like DNA helicase: MVKKTNSQTELIKVPVKIAGEVKLFINLLQAGEINAVSDLLQKLESKPVKSASWLAASNLYDLWQKVIKAIEPPTTQAFLKQQCQLLELNNSEAVVGFKSSKLMSFSQDKIPKIEKALTEITGLNLTVVMQLIEDNLKSPINYPNQEQLTKSEKVSHLKYEVSLTSEQKKTLSQLKSFTGSQDKFFRLTGYAGTGKSFLMCRYVKWLLAEKITFVVACPTNKAAKSFKNLADESGLDLEVKTVAQLLGQQPELNEDTGXEEFXCNGQABLSDYNIAIIDEFSMVNRDNFQEIVTAARSSILTKVVFVGDEAQLPPVKEKEPIVATSKVINQSATLIKVVRYDGELACVAEAIRSNPEYSRVIYPLTTTGDXSILCLRXVEWRERALALFKTEEYKLNPDYVRFLAWRNRTVDSLNKFVRSKLWGEDAPPFVPGDRLIAKKPLFRPRPGGKGKNKWRILINNSEEAQVIEPAQLTELXFRKQTYQYWQVRVQPEASKSQTLNILHESCLHSYAEQIKYLASKKQWSYYFDLSRMFDDVAYAYALTIHKAQGSTINYVFLDVRDLRSSSDRQKLLYTALTRTKKQVLIYQ
- a CDS encoding type II toxin-antitoxin system PemK/MazF family toxin: MVTTYIPNRGDIIKLSFSPQIGREQAGYRPALVISPQAYNRISHFVLACPITNTIKGWRFEVVLPQSMQTSGVVLTDQIRVLDWQARLAKFVEPAEFSVIDETLAKISSLVR
- a CDS encoding phage/plasmid primase, P4 family, producing MINFIAPFKILDYLDRLEIVKETGSEYHCKCPVCGDGGFKIDKPTGKYHPFKCGCEVKDIREAIRPWSEVVESRGEAASQRLLSRSRRKCALEQGSRGARKSVNSAPEVPKSEIPVPRLAKLPAAAEDIPQPNTETEVPQWLQKQGIHSNATETRYYYSKNQWVSRFEWQTDKGREKTFRQAHISSNGLVRWKRGSKDWNAYRQQEAAAHCRNKWVLAVEGEQCVEAARKRAIATITWQGSNWNKNAIASTIKALKKAGAEGLAYFPDNDEAGRKKARLIESAAVEADFPCLVLNPKNIWAEIPEKGDLADWVKANPNFDSEELIAKLETAVKQQYKQTEQQNYEATEQRTEASQTPQLPNWSQSDLALWLAKKYSDRLAWNTELQQWYRYSSTTEGIWSIEPVEFVGQLVMSEVEAIALEIAKTSKNNKKPSYTVSYINGITGLLKLNLSVRCWDEATGLLPLQNGVLNLETKKLLSHSPEHKLTWCLPYDYNPLLTCYPIQQWLDQMCRGDEDLVQLMRAYLRGIVTGRTNWQKYLELVGPGGTGKSTFTRLAIALVGSENTHTTTLKKLESEKFEPASVAGKRLVLINDSERYAGEVSKLKALTGQDTLPYEVKYKQSSGGFTSQAMVIVATNEVIQSSDYTSGLERRRISIPMFNRIESDRQRNLIEHRNGEMFGEFVPYLPGLLNWVIGMDEAEATNIIKNYESAVPSLAVMKAQTLVETNPIADWLDNKVILDPEARTNIGVAKRDKDSNSDNWYLHNDEWLYPNYAEYCHDTGTRSIGLRRFVNLLSDLLNNQLRLNVEKGRDRFGSFIRGLRLRDATDDEPPLITNGAVKTKTDSSSTNVVNKLWNLVIEKVMAVVNGVMVEEKLADDGNGHSHSHDDGNNYDYNDNTLENQSQNYGNSDGDGNFEPENEEISVGDRVIIEECPWNWSWAQPFQVLAIEGNMVALELVDELVHINRLQICHNKNSESKNG
- a CDS encoding thermonuclease family protein, producing MGCIDASELAQNPYGNEAKARLQQLLPIGQTVSYRAIDTDRYDRTVAEVYRQKRSINLTMVKEGYAVVYHQYLDGCESTKDSYLAAENNAKQKQLNFWSASELVMPWDFRKGKRSSSQPTATQNNNSNCDPSYPGVCIPPYPPDLNCGNISFRRFKVVGSDPHNFDGDRDGIGCESK
- a CDS encoding AbrB/MazE/SpoVT family DNA-binding domain-containing protein; its protein translation is MNIKIAKWGNSLGIRIPKSIAEDNGLSDGDEIEIATEDNRIIITPQKPKYTLEQLLEGMGEEHLHSEIDWGEPVGREQW